Below is a genomic region from Kribbella qitaiheensis.
CCTCGCCGCCGGCGGGGTGGCGGGAGACGACCATGACGGTGTCGTCGCCGGCGATGGTGCCGAGTACGTCTTCCAGGCCAACGTGGTCGATTGCCGACGCGAAGTACTGGGCCGCACCCGGCGGGGTTCGCAGCATCACCAGGTTCGCGCTGCCTTCCGCCGAGACGAGGAGCTCGGAGGCGACCCGGGCCAGCCTGGCTTCGAAGGCCGCAGCCTCGCCGGCGCGCGGCGTACGGTCGCCACCTTCACCCGGTACGGCGTACACCAGCTGGCCGGCCGAGTCGCGGACCTTGACCGCCCCGATCTCCACCAGGTCACGTGACAAGGTCGCCTGGCCGACAACGAGTCCCGCGGCGGACAGCAGATCGGCCAGCTCCGTCTGTGAGCGGACCGGCTGCCTACCGAGCAGCTCCACGATGCGCTGCTGACGTGCGGTCTTGGTGGTCGGCAGGGCCATCGTCATGACTTCGCCAGCAACCATGAGAGCAACGCCTTCTGTGCGTGCAGCCTGTTCTCCGCCTCGTCCCACACGACCGACTGCGGCCCGTCGAGCACCGCAGCCTCGATCTCCTTCCCCCGGTACGCCGGGAGGCAGTGCAACACGATCGCGTCATCGTTCGCCTTCGCGAGCAACTGCTCCGTCACGGCGTACGGAACGAAAGGCGCCTCTCGCAAAGTCGCCTCCGCCTCTTGCCCCATCGAGACCCACGTATCGGTCGCCAGCACGTCGGCCCCGGCAACCGCCTCGAAAGCATCAGAGCTCCACGAAGCCGAGCCGCCGGTCACTCCACCGATCTCCACAGCCTTGGCCAGGATCGCGGCATCCGGCTGGTAGTCAGGCGGCGAGGCGATCACCACGTGCATGCCGGCGGTCACGCCACCCAGCAGGTAGGAATGCGCCATGTTGTTCGCGCCATCACCGAGGTAGACCAGCTTCAACCCGGCGGTCGATCCCTTGTGCTGCCGGACGGTGAGCAGGTCCGCCAGGATCTGGCACGGGTGGAACTCGTCGGTCAGCGCGTTGATCACCGGCACCCGCGAGGCCCCGGCCATCTCCTCGATCCGGACCTGTCCGGAGGTCCGCCAGACGATCGCGCCGACCTGCCGGTCGAGGACCCGGGCGGTGTCGGCGATCGGCTCGCCGCGACCCATCTGCGAGGTCTGCGCGTCGATGATCAGCGGTACGCCGCCGAGCTCCGCGATGCCGACCGCGAACGAGATCCGGGTCCGGGTGGAGGTCTTGTCGAAGATCACCGCGACCGTCTGCGGCCCGGCCAGCGGGTGATGGCCGTAGCGGTCGGTCACGAGGCTCTGGGCGAGCGTCAGAACCTCGTCCTGCTCAGCCGGACTGAGGTCGTCGTCCCGCAAGAAGTGCCTGGTCACGAGCCCTCCAAATCGCACGCATCCAGCAGCCCTGGCAGGGCCGCGACGAAACTGTCCGCATCAGCCTTGCTCAGGATGTACGGCGGTGCCAGTCGAATCGCCCCCGGAATCGGATTGTTCACGACGAACCCCGCATCGAGCGCGAGCGCCGCGACCTGGTCCGACACCGGCGCGGTCAGCTGGATCGCGAGCAGCAGCCCGCGGCCCCGGACACCGGCGATCAACGGGTGGTCCAGCGCCTCGATCGACGACACAAGATGGTTGCCGACGGCATTCACATTCGCGAGCAGGCCGTCCCGCTCGATCACGGTCAGCACCGCGAGGCCGGCGATCGCCGCGACCGGGTTGCCGCCGAACGTCGTACCGTGATTGCCAGGCTGTAACAGGTCCGCTGCCGCGCCGAAGCCGAGGCAGGCGCCGATCGGGATTCCCGCACCGAGGCCCTTCGCCACGGTGACGATGTCCGGCGTGATCCCCGCGGCCTGGAAGGCGAACCAGTCGCCGGTCCGGCCGACGCCGGTCTGGATCTCGTCGATCCACAGCAGCGCGCCATGGTCGGTAGTGATCTGCCGGGCCGCCTCGAGGTAGCCGTCCGGCGGTACGACGACGCCGTTCTCGCCCTGGATCGGTTCGAGCACCACGGCCGCGGTCTGGTCGTCGACGGCCGCGGCGAGCGCGGCAGCGTCGCCGTACGGGACGAAGGTGACGTCACCAGGCAGCGGCGCGAACGCCTCCCGGTACGCCGGTTTCCAGGTGATCGCGAGTGCGCCCATCGTCCGGCCGTGGAAGGCGCCGACTGTCGAGACGATCTTGGTCCGGCCGGTCTTGCGGGTGATCTTGAACGCGGCCTCGTTCGCCTCGGTGCCGGAGTTCGTGAAGAACACCTTGCCGGGAACATCGAACAAGGACAGCAGCTTCTCGGCCAGCGCGATCTGCGGCGCGGAGGCGAAGAAGTTCGACACGTGCCCGAGGGTGGCCAGCTGGCTCGTCACGGCCGACACGATGAAGGGGTGCGCGTGGCCGAGCGAATTCACCGCCAGGCCGCCGAGCAGGTCGAGATACTTGCGGCCGTCCGCGTCCCACAAGTACGCGCCCTCGCCGCGGACGAGCACCCGCTTGGGCGGCCCGAACGTGTTCATCAGCGCGTTCGAGTACCGCTCGGCGAGGGCTGCCCCACTGCCTTCGACGGTGACCAACTCGGTCATGACGGGATCACCTGGGTTCCACTTCCTGCGTCGGTGAAGATCTCCAGCAACAGCGAGTGCGGCACGCGGCCGTCGATCACGGTGGCTCTGGAAACGCCGGCCTGTACGGCGCGCAGGCAGGCCTCCATCTTGGGCACCATCCCGGCCGCGAGCGACGGCAGCAACTCGGCCAGCTCGGCCGCGTCGATCTGGGTGATGATCTCGTCGCTCTCAGGCCAATTCCTATACAGCCCCGCGACATCAGTCAGTACTACGAACTTCGACGCGCCGAGTGCGACCGCCAGCGCCGACGCGGCGGTGTCGGCGTTCACGTTGTGCGCCAGGCCGTCCTCGTCGGGGGCGATCGTCGACACGACCGGGATCCGGCCGGCGTCGATCAGGTCGATCACGGCTTCGGGCCGGACGCCGACCACGTCGCCGACCAGGCCGATGTCCACGTGCTCGCCGTCGATCATCGCGCCGCGACGTTCGGCGGTGAACAGGCCGGCATCCTCACCGGACATGCCGACCGCGAACGGCCCGTGCGCGTTCAGCAGACCGACCAGCTCACGTCCGACCTTGCCCACCAGGACCATGCCCACGATGTCCATCGCCTCCGGTGTGGTGACCCGCAGGCCACCCCGGAACTCGCTGTCGATGCCGAGCCGGCCGAGCATCTCGCTGATCTGCGGCCCACCGCCGTGCACGACGACGACCCGTACTCCGCAGTGCCGCAGGAACACGATATCGGACGCGAACGCCTGCTTGAGCTCGTCGTCCACCATCGCGTTGCCGCCGTACTTCACCACGATCGTCTTGCCGTGGAACTCCTTCAGCCAAGGCAG
It encodes:
- a CDS encoding arginine repressor, encoding MVAGEVMTMALPTTKTARQQRIVELLGRQPVRSQTELADLLSAAGLVVGQATLSRDLVEIGAVKVRDSAGQLVYAVPGEGGDRTPRAGEAAAFEARLARVASELLVSAEGSANLVMLRTPPGAAQYFASAIDHVGLEDVLGTIAGDDTVMVVSRHPAGGEALAARFLNLAARHTDPK
- the argF gene encoding ornithine carbamoyltransferase; this translates as MTRHFLRDDDLSPAEQDEVLTLAQSLVTDRYGHHPLAGPQTVAVIFDKTSTRTRISFAVGIAELGGVPLIIDAQTSQMGRGEPIADTARVLDRQVGAIVWRTSGQVRIEEMAGASRVPVINALTDEFHPCQILADLLTVRQHKGSTAGLKLVYLGDGANNMAHSYLLGGVTAGMHVVIASPPDYQPDAAILAKAVEIGGVTGGSASWSSDAFEAVAGADVLATDTWVSMGQEAEATLREAPFVPYAVTEQLLAKANDDAIVLHCLPAYRGKEIEAAVLDGPQSVVWDEAENRLHAQKALLSWLLAKS
- a CDS encoding acetylornithine transaminase, whose protein sequence is MTELVTVEGSGAALAERYSNALMNTFGPPKRVLVRGEGAYLWDADGRKYLDLLGGLAVNSLGHAHPFIVSAVTSQLATLGHVSNFFASAPQIALAEKLLSLFDVPGKVFFTNSGTEANEAAFKITRKTGRTKIVSTVGAFHGRTMGALAITWKPAYREAFAPLPGDVTFVPYGDAAALAAAVDDQTAAVVLEPIQGENGVVVPPDGYLEAARQITTDHGALLWIDEIQTGVGRTGDWFAFQAAGITPDIVTVAKGLGAGIPIGACLGFGAAADLLQPGNHGTTFGGNPVAAIAGLAVLTVIERDGLLANVNAVGNHLVSSIEALDHPLIAGVRGRGLLLAIQLTAPVSDQVAALALDAGFVVNNPIPGAIRLAPPYILSKADADSFVAALPGLLDACDLEGS
- the argB gene encoding acetylglutamate kinase gives rise to the protein MTTTQASAVEKAAVLTEALPWLKEFHGKTIVVKYGGNAMVDDELKQAFASDIVFLRHCGVRVVVVHGGGPQISEMLGRLGIDSEFRGGLRVTTPEAMDIVGMVLVGKVGRELVGLLNAHGPFAVGMSGEDAGLFTAERRGAMIDGEHVDIGLVGDVVGVRPEAVIDLIDAGRIPVVSTIAPDEDGLAHNVNADTAASALAVALGASKFVVLTDVAGLYRNWPESDEIITQIDAAELAELLPSLAAGMVPKMEACLRAVQAGVSRATVIDGRVPHSLLLEIFTDAGSGTQVIPS